From the genome of Chitinispirillales bacterium ANBcel5, one region includes:
- a CDS encoding PTS sugar transporter subunit IIA encodes MSYAKLFSTKRIVLLNSVSKEQMFRQLIELVLKDTRGFSFEQIWESVLERENLISTRISDTIAIPHARIPGFGGTIAAVGLSKRGIIYDSIEDRKIKLCILIVGDGNEHLEALSWTAQRLYDKERLESILKATSARRIFSLLTGKIEPAKTSAAKETPSSRLLQKAYALGEDLGLSGVIYHAPLPVNKLSFRPVRKLPLYIVCSDRSLFPQKIPGVKEIVQIPFKNTNRSSQVELVLIFLISQGVIKRNQKILSVLGSPEREHLDTIILTDVRDYRFFFTIGRKPRPKDLQQQVFARMLQIASELAHEGREGKPVGTLFVLGDSENVLKSCQQMVVNPFGGYKEENRNVLDPGLEATIKEFAKLDGAFIIRGDGMIIASGAFIKAESGSDFILKGLGARHTAGANISASTDALSIVLSESTRRVTVFKKGKQIMRF; translated from the coding sequence ATGTCCTATGCTAAGCTTTTCAGTACCAAACGTATCGTTTTACTGAATTCAGTTTCTAAAGAACAGATGTTTCGACAACTTATCGAGCTTGTATTGAAAGATACCCGGGGGTTTAGTTTTGAGCAAATCTGGGAATCTGTTCTTGAGCGCGAAAATCTTATATCAACAAGAATTTCTGATACCATCGCAATCCCTCACGCACGCATCCCCGGCTTTGGTGGAACGATTGCAGCAGTGGGACTAAGCAAACGGGGTATTATCTACGACAGCATCGAAGACAGAAAGATAAAACTGTGCATTCTGATTGTCGGTGATGGCAACGAGCACCTTGAAGCACTTTCATGGACCGCTCAGCGTTTATACGACAAAGAGCGCCTGGAGAGTATCCTCAAGGCCACATCTGCCAGAAGGATCTTCTCGCTCCTTACCGGAAAGATTGAACCGGCCAAAACCTCAGCAGCAAAAGAAACTCCTTCATCACGACTGCTCCAGAAAGCCTACGCCCTCGGTGAAGATTTAGGATTATCGGGGGTTATCTATCATGCACCGTTGCCGGTGAACAAGCTTTCTTTCAGACCTGTTAGAAAACTTCCCCTATACATTGTATGCTCTGACCGTTCTCTGTTTCCCCAAAAAATCCCGGGGGTTAAGGAAATAGTTCAGATTCCCTTTAAAAACACCAACCGCTCAAGCCAGGTCGAATTGGTATTGATATTCCTTATTTCACAGGGAGTTATCAAACGAAACCAGAAAATACTCAGTGTATTGGGGAGCCCCGAGCGCGAACACCTCGACACCATTATACTCACCGATGTACGGGATTACCGGTTCTTTTTCACCATTGGCAGAAAACCCCGTCCTAAGGACCTGCAACAACAGGTATTTGCCAGAATGCTTCAGATTGCAAGTGAACTTGCTCATGAAGGGCGGGAGGGTAAACCGGTAGGAACGCTTTTTGTTCTGGGTGACTCTGAAAATGTGCTTAAATCCTGCCAGCAAATGGTGGTTAATCCCTTTGGGGGCTATAAAGAAGAAAACCGAAATGTACTTGATCCGGGCCTTGAAGCAACCATAAAGGAGTTTGCCAAACTTGATGGAGCATTTATAATTAGAGGTGATGGTATGATCATAGCTTCGGGTGCTTTTATAAAGGCAGAAAGCGGTTCCGATTTCATCCTGAAGGGATTGGGGGCACGACATACCGCGGGTGCCAATATAAGCGCATCAACGGATGCCTTATCCATCGTTCTCTCAGAATCGACCCGTCGTGTAACCGTTTTTAAAAAAGGGAAGCAGATAATGCGTTTCTAA
- a CDS encoding glycosyl hydrolase family 8, translated as MVKRGFSKLFFLLLFPLLTQAQSLSDLPSHLPRVSHDYEEVLQRTWEGIKKRNIDPWTTGMVHRPKSEFPGDAVSEGVGYGMILALYSDDQAYFNKVWNGGERFMWDGRLYNWRRDSEGKNNDAMGPHNDGAASDAEEDIAIMLIFADQLVEHGIWEPFTSDSGATYGERARDILRTIRETMIADGRYLRPGNFWGGEDFVNPAYFAPAFYRVFAEFEPEHRNTWMSLIDGSYDVIERNPGYALGLVPDWCRPDGDTIPLPPPGEGSILGYNAYLGGQGFYKDAVRIHWRLATDYLWYGEPRAKAFLDNAYAFVDTPEKANFFQIDGSLLPEEDTFILANNDTLQRPRREHSHLTLGMWATAAMGSGGPEAAEPFSERLLEEFYTPGEDFWGKASCPNGEDTLHNEMYFDQFLAWFGASLISGKFINVWEVLQDPDPTTPLEWVDRPTLSGRSFDANEGAFTIQGLFNKPARWTVELKHRENENSSISFSGNSDTLSVNWYGLSNDGSVIEYGDYDVTISARGLSETITDRVWLSRALDLRDGERLIVDDFAARDLVPYFGREWTSYTDSYAGGASVVPEFEVVEHEGDSWVRWAYTLDQGGLHFYPYAALEWNCTTADGNLDLTGLDTIIVVARSPQPIGVSVQLITLGIDNHNFYEDSLYLTPESQKFKLPVSQFTPRQGGDRPLSLDSLTAIRFQVQKPDGSEGEIWIESMHFAGDLDHLYSPPPEYLPLSARRTVAFTSGHKNSARLINDRVAFSFSGELGGKTVSIFDVSGRVVDRLTLSRDGMVKWDFRRRNAGSGMYFAVVQQGGKRVTLPFRVMR; from the coding sequence ATGGTAAAAAGGGGTTTTTCTAAACTGTTTTTTCTACTTTTGTTCCCATTATTAACTCAGGCACAAAGCCTTTCAGACCTCCCTTCACATCTTCCCCGGGTATCTCACGACTATGAAGAGGTGCTTCAAAGGACCTGGGAGGGGATAAAGAAGCGTAATATCGATCCCTGGACAACGGGCATGGTGCATAGGCCTAAATCTGAATTCCCAGGTGATGCAGTAAGTGAGGGAGTGGGTTACGGGATGATTCTGGCCCTCTATAGTGATGACCAGGCATACTTTAATAAAGTTTGGAATGGTGGTGAAAGGTTTATGTGGGATGGGCGCCTTTATAACTGGCGAAGAGACTCTGAGGGTAAAAATAATGACGCCATGGGTCCACACAATGATGGAGCAGCTTCAGACGCAGAAGAAGATATAGCCATAATGCTCATTTTTGCGGATCAGCTTGTGGAGCACGGTATTTGGGAGCCATTTACCAGTGATTCAGGGGCAACCTATGGAGAAAGAGCAAGGGACATCCTCAGGACCATAAGAGAAACAATGATTGCGGATGGAAGATATCTGAGACCAGGTAATTTTTGGGGTGGAGAAGATTTTGTCAATCCAGCCTATTTTGCACCTGCGTTTTACAGAGTTTTCGCGGAATTCGAACCGGAACACAGAAACACATGGATGTCGCTTATAGACGGCTCTTATGATGTTATTGAACGTAACCCAGGGTACGCACTTGGCCTTGTACCAGACTGGTGCCGCCCTGATGGAGATACTATCCCGCTACCGCCTCCAGGAGAAGGCAGTATACTTGGATATAACGCTTACCTTGGAGGACAGGGATTCTATAAGGATGCGGTGCGCATTCACTGGCGCCTTGCAACTGATTACCTCTGGTATGGTGAACCCAGGGCAAAGGCCTTTTTAGATAACGCCTACGCCTTTGTTGATACGCCCGAAAAGGCTAACTTCTTTCAGATTGATGGGAGTTTGCTTCCTGAAGAGGATACTTTTATTCTGGCCAATAATGATACGTTGCAACGCCCCAGGAGAGAGCACAGCCATCTGACACTTGGTATGTGGGCTACTGCTGCGATGGGAAGTGGCGGGCCTGAAGCTGCTGAGCCTTTTAGTGAACGGTTGCTGGAGGAGTTTTATACCCCGGGTGAAGACTTCTGGGGAAAAGCATCATGTCCAAACGGTGAAGATACGCTTCATAATGAGATGTATTTTGATCAGTTTCTGGCCTGGTTTGGAGCATCACTGATATCAGGAAAATTTATCAATGTGTGGGAAGTTCTTCAGGATCCCGACCCTACTACTCCACTTGAATGGGTCGATCGCCCAACTCTTAGTGGCCGGAGTTTTGATGCCAATGAGGGGGCATTTACAATTCAGGGGCTTTTTAACAAACCCGCACGCTGGACCGTGGAACTCAAACACAGGGAAAATGAAAATAGCAGTATCTCTTTTAGCGGAAATTCTGATACTCTTTCGGTGAACTGGTATGGACTGTCAAACGATGGTTCGGTAATCGAGTATGGTGACTATGATGTCACTATAAGTGCAAGAGGACTTTCTGAGACCATTACAGACAGAGTGTGGTTAAGTCGGGCGCTTGATTTAAGAGATGGAGAACGGCTTATAGTGGATGATTTCGCAGCTCGTGATCTTGTTCCCTATTTTGGTAGAGAGTGGACAAGCTATACTGATTCTTATGCCGGTGGAGCGTCTGTTGTACCTGAATTTGAAGTGGTAGAACATGAAGGAGATAGCTGGGTAAGATGGGCATATACTCTCGATCAAGGAGGTTTGCATTTTTATCCATACGCTGCACTTGAGTGGAACTGCACTACTGCTGATGGAAACCTGGATTTAACAGGCTTGGATACAATTATCGTGGTTGCCCGTTCTCCTCAACCCATTGGAGTGTCGGTGCAGCTTATTACCTTGGGTATTGATAATCACAACTTTTATGAAGATTCTCTTTATTTGACTCCTGAAAGTCAGAAATTTAAGCTGCCTGTTTCGCAGTTCACCCCGCGTCAGGGAGGAGATCGCCCGCTTTCACTTGATAGCTTAACTGCGATTCGTTTTCAGGTGCAAAAACCCGATGGCAGTGAAGGTGAAATCTGGATAGAGAGTATGCACTTTGCAGGTGATCTGGATCACCTCTATTCTCCACCACCTGAATATCTCCCTCTGAGTGCAAGAAGAACTGTTGCATTTACTTCAGGCCATAAAAACAGTGCCCGGCTGATTAATGATAGAGTCGCGTTTAGCTTTTCTGGAGAGCTGGGTGGAAAAACAGTGAGCATCTTTGATGTTTCCGGAAGAGTTGTGGACAGATTAACCCTTTCCCGTGATGGAATGGTGAAATGGGATTTCAGGAGAAGAAATGCTGGTTCCGGTATGTACTTTGCCGTAGTGCAACAGGGCGGAAAGAGAGTAACTCTGCCTTTTAGAGTGATGAGATAA
- a CDS encoding InlB B-repeat-containing protein, producing MITLFRSFLIFFLLTTILGCQSPTDPFENYNFASLELISLDEENEIKIRDTVVFTIEVTMPHLFEKITLTGGDTSSVFHFSTEVKQNETVKIEQQFNSSGFYDIKISGYLKNETIIVDSTIVNVIAPEKYFQVTYISEEHDYGHVPNDTVLYRTKDVVTVKNNTGGLQKDGYSFNKWGRELGEELKEYEFGDTLILDTNDVTLKALWEKKIFNIVFCPNNGDECFVNDFYYNSTISFPEVPSLAGYVFAGWYKDSTGTELWDEDDLITSDIKLYGHWVPEENTIVFHSNDGSNRSTYQEVLTDSAASLIPNTFERVGYYFRGWSVDPNDTTISYKDGGQYILLENNHELYAVWGEDTNTIRFHSNNGRDHIRNQLAVTNDTIELHLNDFDRDGYTFIGWSFKKDSDSVAYSDGQTITVVPGTIDLYAVWDINSYPVIFHKNDGSDTIAVFHENYNETINLENTFRRAGYEFTGWAKSSDGAPQYNATDVAVMSSDTLNLYAIWEPKVYAITFLKNSDSATGSMGQQLIPFGQVQKLNPCTFIKNNWGFAGWSKTAGGGDIAFGDEADYLMRSDDTLYALWNPKPVKASLGAFHSMILFSDGSLWSAGANRGQFNDGVNGNNEPSLVFRKVRDNVKQVASGAFHIMIITEDGRLWATGSNNFGQLGVRRVDFVEEFIEISQEYEAVYAGWYQTFLKSIDGSLWATGRNDMGQLGIGSSTDSDIFRRVVGLSNVSDVSTSNSHTLILQECGALWGAGRNLSGELGLDSISEVETPVLLDSNIVSVGSGSGYSIINEAGGIILGTGVNDAGQFGNGSSGAGAGEEAFTEIQNYSNIEMIAVGPSHTMFLLSDGTLLATGHNFTGQLGTGDRTNQNTPVPVASEVKYVACGGISTAGGRAAHTVIIKRDGTVWATGTNSSGQLGNDTQDDSDEFVEAVFVRE from the coding sequence ATGATAACCCTTTTTAGATCATTCCTAATCTTTTTTTTACTGACCACCATTTTAGGTTGCCAAAGCCCAACAGATCCTTTTGAAAATTATAACTTTGCCAGCCTGGAGTTAATTTCACTGGATGAGGAAAATGAAATAAAAATCAGGGATACAGTAGTTTTTACCATTGAAGTTACTATGCCACACCTCTTTGAAAAAATTACCCTAACAGGTGGAGATACAAGCTCTGTTTTTCACTTTAGTACCGAGGTAAAACAAAATGAAACAGTGAAAATTGAACAACAATTCAATTCGAGTGGATTTTATGATATAAAGATCTCAGGTTATCTAAAAAATGAAACTATCATCGTTGATAGTACAATTGTTAACGTAATCGCCCCGGAGAAATATTTTCAGGTAACATACATTTCTGAAGAACATGATTACGGGCATGTACCAAACGACACTGTATTGTATCGAACAAAGGATGTTGTTACTGTAAAAAATAATACTGGTGGACTCCAAAAAGATGGGTACTCATTCAATAAATGGGGCAGAGAACTGGGTGAAGAACTAAAAGAGTATGAGTTTGGCGATACTCTTATTTTGGATACAAATGATGTTACATTGAAAGCGTTATGGGAGAAGAAGATTTTCAATATTGTTTTTTGTCCGAACAATGGGGATGAATGTTTCGTCAATGATTTTTACTATAATTCAACAATTTCATTTCCGGAGGTACCCTCTTTAGCGGGATATGTGTTTGCTGGGTGGTACAAGGATAGCACTGGTACTGAATTGTGGGATGAGGATGATCTCATTACTTCGGATATAAAACTTTACGGGCATTGGGTTCCGGAAGAAAATACAATCGTGTTTCATTCCAACGATGGAAGTAATCGATCAACTTACCAGGAAGTATTAACAGACTCTGCCGCATCCCTAATTCCAAACACATTCGAAAGGGTGGGTTATTATTTCAGGGGATGGTCTGTGGATCCAAATGACACTACTATATCATATAAAGATGGTGGTCAGTATATCTTGTTAGAAAATAATCATGAACTCTATGCTGTTTGGGGTGAAGATACCAATACGATCAGGTTCCATTCCAATAATGGAAGAGATCATATCAGAAACCAGTTAGCTGTCACAAATGATACTATTGAGCTGCACCTTAATGATTTCGACCGTGATGGTTATACGTTTATTGGCTGGTCCTTTAAAAAAGACAGTGATTCAGTGGCTTATTCTGATGGGCAAACGATTACCGTTGTGCCTGGTACTATTGATCTTTATGCGGTATGGGATATAAATTCTTATCCGGTTATATTCCACAAAAATGACGGAAGTGATACTATAGCTGTTTTCCATGAAAACTATAATGAAACTATTAACCTTGAAAATACATTCAGACGAGCAGGATATGAGTTCACCGGGTGGGCAAAAAGCTCTGATGGTGCACCTCAGTACAATGCAACCGATGTGGCTGTTATGTCTTCTGATACACTAAACCTTTATGCTATTTGGGAACCTAAAGTTTACGCCATAACATTTCTGAAAAACAGTGATTCCGCTACTGGTAGTATGGGGCAGCAATTAATACCTTTTGGCCAGGTACAGAAACTTAATCCATGCACTTTTATTAAAAACAATTGGGGCTTCGCTGGCTGGTCAAAAACGGCGGGTGGGGGTGATATAGCGTTTGGTGATGAAGCGGACTATCTGATGAGGTCTGATGATACCTTATATGCACTATGGAATCCAAAACCAGTAAAAGCATCTCTTGGTGCATTTCACAGCATGATATTGTTCAGTGATGGCTCATTATGGTCTGCTGGAGCTAATCGGGGTCAGTTTAATGATGGTGTTAATGGAAATAATGAACCATCTCTTGTCTTTAGAAAGGTAAGGGATAATGTTAAACAGGTTGCATCGGGTGCATTTCACATCATGATTATTACAGAAGATGGCAGGTTGTGGGCTACAGGATCTAATAATTTCGGTCAGCTTGGTGTAAGACGTGTAGACTTTGTAGAAGAATTTATCGAAATTTCACAGGAATATGAGGCTGTTTATGCAGGTTGGTATCAAACGTTTTTGAAAAGTATTGATGGGAGCCTATGGGCTACGGGGAGAAATGATATGGGGCAACTGGGGATTGGATCCAGTACCGATTCTGATATATTCAGGCGGGTAGTTGGATTGAGTAATGTTTCAGATGTTTCAACTTCTAATAGTCACACTCTGATTCTTCAGGAATGTGGCGCATTGTGGGGTGCCGGAAGAAACTTGAGTGGTGAACTGGGATTAGATAGTATTTCAGAAGTAGAAACACCGGTACTGTTGGATAGTAACATAGTCTCGGTAGGCAGCGGCAGCGGCTATTCAATTATTAATGAAGCCGGTGGTATAATTTTGGGAACAGGAGTCAATGATGCTGGGCAGTTTGGAAATGGATCTTCAGGTGCAGGTGCCGGTGAAGAAGCTTTTACCGAAATACAAAATTACAGTAATATTGAAATGATAGCAGTCGGTCCTTCACACACTATGTTTCTTCTCAGTGATGGCACATTGTTGGCAACAGGACATAACTTTACCGGACAATTGGGAACAGGGGACAGAACAAATCAAAATACTCCAGTACCGGTTGCAAGTGAAGTTAAATACGTTGCGTGTGGTGGAATTAGCACTGCAGGTGGCCGTGCCGCTCACACTGTGATAATCAAGAGAGATGGCACCGTCTGGGCTACAGGAACAAATTCTTCAGGGCAGCTTGGTAATGATACTCAGGATGATTCAGATGAGTTTGTAGAGGCTGTGTTTGTAAGGGAATAA
- a CDS encoding PTS sugar transporter subunit IIA, with protein MSLKLQDLLQKNCILTDLKSTDKNEVLKQMAHFLATIHDLKDPDAIGNKIIERETDMSTGIGFGIAIPHARLSGIDHPYMVAARSSQGIDFNSIDDQPVHLIFMLVSPASTSSEHTQILSSLSRIMSYEEIREDLLEAEGAEEFLEIITTGENKYVQY; from the coding sequence ATGAGTTTGAAACTACAGGATCTGCTTCAGAAAAATTGTATCCTTACAGACCTTAAAAGTACCGATAAAAATGAGGTTCTCAAGCAAATGGCCCATTTTTTGGCCACCATCCATGACCTTAAAGACCCCGACGCCATAGGAAACAAGATAATTGAGCGAGAAACTGACATGTCCACCGGCATAGGATTTGGAATCGCTATCCCTCATGCCAGGCTCAGTGGCATTGACCACCCCTACATGGTTGCCGCCAGATCCAGCCAGGGTATTGATTTTAACTCCATCGATGATCAGCCGGTTCACCTCATATTTATGCTTGTATCGCCCGCCAGCACATCCAGCGAACACACTCAGATCCTCTCATCACTATCACGAATAATGTCCTATGAAGAGATACGGGAAGATTTGCTCGAAGCCGAGGGTGCAGAGGAGTTTCTGGAAATAATCACCACCGGAGAGAATAAATACGTTCAGTACTAA
- a CDS encoding InlB B-repeat-containing protein yields the protein MRRYLLFLLCPLVFFSISCEQPEDPIERASLDDLYLHDEDSRIVAGEPFEVVLDLIGGNYIETITVEYGDSRDKKIIDYLKTDDWEDKLLLPLTYDSADTYKLVITVEFLRNVKRVAELELKVYPGYSVIYNSTEHISGDVPQDTMFYKTGESVTVLGNSGALSREGFEFIGWSTDNDSSSAIVKAEDTLIIDGEDINLYARWTKVSDTDNFTVTFDYNYDSVVTTQIVADGALLEKPSEPQKREGYTFEGWYSDQNMDEKWDFEEGVITSDTNLFAYWNVITYQISYTLNGGSNHDDNPNSYTIESEAISIKNASREGFSFLGWFVDTVRISQIESGSTGDLTLEAKWTEDPVFFIAYHGNGNTDGSAPDTAFYEEGAEVTVSGAGSLTRTGHQFMGWNTDPHGEGDSFDPNDTFEMGADDLILHAQWELNEYTVSFYTGEEDLFKTQIVQHGSYAKEPSETPVKEGYRFAGWFGNSALTNPFDFNERVITNDRTIYAKWIPLFSVVYHANGADTGKVPLDSNLYNEGRTVLVSNNSASLYKEGFSFAGWNTSPDGTGAARLPGETFMMPSSNINLYAMWELNPPEVIVQPSDMTVTAGEGLILSVEARCPETSSSELSYQWKKDGVEIEGANEAYLTIDSTLFSHAGTYSCRINNRAGGVISENAIVTVIPPGMVHIESKDKTFSMGHINVASPVHQVTITYDFWMGETPVTQEEFEAVMGFNPSFFEGSQKPVTLNRLEAVRYCNELSKLHGLDTVYIYDELTSWGDLTIDYSKNGYRLPTEAEWEFAARGGTTTYFFWGTQSDTSAAGDYAWYRGNSNDRTHPVRQKLPNAFGLYDIMGNVYEYCNDYRGEYTSDPKVDPRGPSDGLYLVYRGGAYWHRAENLSVADRTFSTRVEMKYLGFRIVLPKQ from the coding sequence ATGAGACGATATTTACTGTTTTTACTATGCCCACTTGTTTTCTTTAGCATCTCCTGTGAACAACCTGAAGACCCCATCGAACGTGCATCACTTGATGATTTATACCTGCATGATGAAGACAGTCGAATCGTTGCTGGTGAACCGTTTGAGGTTGTACTGGATCTGATTGGTGGTAATTACATAGAGACAATCACTGTAGAGTATGGTGACTCAAGGGATAAAAAAATTATTGATTATCTTAAAACAGATGACTGGGAGGATAAACTACTGCTACCCCTTACCTACGATTCTGCCGATACCTATAAACTCGTAATAACAGTTGAATTTCTCCGCAATGTGAAAAGAGTGGCAGAGCTTGAGTTGAAAGTTTATCCTGGTTACAGTGTTATATATAACAGCACCGAACATATTTCCGGTGATGTGCCTCAAGATACCATGTTCTACAAAACCGGCGAGAGTGTAACTGTCCTTGGTAATAGCGGCGCGCTCTCAAGAGAGGGGTTTGAGTTTATAGGATGGAGTACTGATAACGATTCCTCCTCTGCAATAGTTAAAGCTGAAGACACACTCATCATAGATGGGGAAGATATTAACCTCTATGCCCGGTGGACTAAGGTAAGCGACACCGACAACTTTACGGTAACATTTGACTATAACTACGATTCGGTAGTCACCACACAGATTGTTGCTGATGGAGCGCTCTTAGAAAAACCATCTGAGCCCCAAAAAAGAGAAGGTTATACTTTTGAAGGGTGGTACAGTGATCAGAATATGGATGAGAAGTGGGATTTTGAAGAAGGGGTGATAACCAGTGATACTAACCTTTTTGCCTACTGGAATGTTATTACTTACCAAATCTCCTACACCCTTAACGGCGGAAGCAATCACGACGATAATCCAAACTCCTACACTATAGAATCTGAAGCCATATCAATAAAAAACGCATCAAGAGAGGGTTTTAGTTTTCTTGGATGGTTTGTGGATACGGTAAGGATATCACAGATAGAGAGTGGTTCAACGGGTGATCTGACTTTGGAGGCAAAGTGGACAGAAGACCCGGTATTTTTTATTGCCTATCATGGAAACGGCAATACCGATGGCAGCGCTCCCGACACAGCTTTTTATGAAGAGGGGGCTGAGGTTACTGTGTCCGGAGCAGGTAGTCTTACCCGCACGGGTCACCAATTCATGGGCTGGAACACCGATCCGCATGGAGAGGGCGACTCCTTTGATCCCAATGACACATTTGAGATGGGAGCTGATGACCTCATATTGCATGCGCAGTGGGAGCTAAATGAATATACAGTGTCATTCTATACTGGTGAAGAAGATTTATTCAAAACACAAATCGTGCAGCACGGTAGCTATGCCAAGGAACCAAGTGAAACACCTGTAAAGGAAGGGTATCGATTTGCCGGATGGTTTGGTAATAGTGCTTTAACCAACCCCTTTGATTTTAATGAAAGGGTTATTACCAACGATAGAACTATTTACGCCAAATGGATTCCGCTTTTTTCTGTTGTGTATCATGCAAACGGAGCTGATACTGGAAAAGTCCCGCTTGATAGTAATCTATATAACGAAGGAAGAACAGTGCTTGTAAGTAATAACTCAGCATCTCTTTATAAAGAGGGTTTTAGTTTTGCCGGATGGAATACCAGCCCGGATGGTACAGGTGCTGCTCGATTACCGGGTGAAACATTTATGATGCCTTCGAGCAATATCAATCTTTATGCGATGTGGGAACTAAATCCTCCTGAAGTTATCGTTCAACCATCGGATATGACTGTAACCGCTGGTGAAGGACTCATTTTATCTGTTGAAGCACGGTGCCCCGAAACCAGTAGCTCCGAACTTAGCTATCAGTGGAAAAAAGATGGCGTCGAAATCGAAGGTGCTAATGAAGCGTATTTAACAATAGATTCAACTCTCTTTAGCCATGCAGGAACATATAGTTGTCGAATCAATAACAGAGCAGGCGGAGTCATCAGCGAAAATGCAATTGTAACAGTTATACCTCCAGGAATGGTACACATTGAATCGAAAGATAAAACATTCAGCATGGGACATATTAATGTTGCATCCCCGGTTCACCAGGTTACAATAACCTATGATTTCTGGATGGGAGAAACTCCTGTTACACAGGAAGAATTTGAAGCAGTAATGGGTTTTAATCCATCATTTTTCGAGGGCAGCCAAAAACCTGTCACATTGAATCGTTTGGAGGCTGTCCGATACTGTAATGAGTTAAGTAAACTTCATGGTTTAGACACGGTCTATATATACGATGAATTAACAAGCTGGGGTGATTTAACTATAGATTACTCGAAAAATGGTTATCGGTTACCTACTGAGGCAGAATGGGAGTTTGCAGCACGCGGAGGAACAACTACCTATTTTTTCTGGGGAACACAATCTGATACAAGTGCAGCAGGCGACTATGCATGGTATAGAGGAAACAGTAATGATAGAACACACCCTGTCCGCCAAAAACTCCCCAATGCTTTTGGCTTATACGATATTATGGGTAATGTATACGAATATTGTAATGATTATCGTGGTGAATACACCAGCGACCCGAAAGTAGATCCAAGAGGACCATCCGACGGCCTGTATTTGGTATACAGAGGCGGCGCCTATTGGCACAGGGCAGAAAATTTGTCAGTCGCAGATCGTACTTTTTCTACCAGGGTAGAGATGAAATACCTTGGCTTTAGAATTGTACTGCCAAAGCAATAG
- a CDS encoding GyrI-like domain-containing protein, whose product MVSEFKVEEIPEQPALSISTKCSSEQLPDVLGSAYSKIQDTLKKAGEEVAGAPYVIYYTMDMQNLDIEIGMPVKREVLGVNEVEAKMTLSGKAATCVYKGPYKNIESAYNELAEFVKNEGLRPKGIACEMYLNNPMEVSPEDLLTKLSFPLK is encoded by the coding sequence ATGGTGAGTGAATTTAAAGTAGAAGAGATCCCGGAACAGCCAGCCCTCTCTATTTCAACCAAATGCTCTTCAGAGCAACTGCCTGATGTGCTTGGGTCAGCTTATAGTAAGATACAGGATACCCTGAAAAAAGCAGGTGAAGAAGTCGCGGGGGCACCCTATGTGATCTACTACACTATGGATATGCAAAATCTGGACATAGAAATTGGAATGCCTGTGAAAAGAGAGGTTTTAGGGGTCAATGAAGTAGAAGCGAAAATGACATTAAGTGGCAAAGCTGCCACCTGTGTCTACAAGGGGCCATACAAAAATATTGAGTCCGCGTATAACGAGCTGGCTGAATTTGTGAAAAATGAAGGCTTACGGCCTAAGGGGATAGCTTGTGAGATGTATCTGAACAATCCCATGGAGGTGAGTCCTGAAGACTTGCTGACCAAACTTTCTTTTCCGCTTAAGTAA